The Arachis hypogaea cultivar Tifrunner chromosome 16, arahy.Tifrunner.gnm2.J5K5, whole genome shotgun sequence genome contains a region encoding:
- the LOC140179764 gene encoding uncharacterized protein: MAKLSLALVFALTFTIVGFPVRTVVGDDVSSNNVWLSMFNQASLSQAGGLYSSSSVSESTIDEAKKALADHESSSASSSYLEGVRNSIAQAAAKKAAADALSGFGFSTPSPPSLPNFSDWVEQARNMEKGIFKTKAPVEAPAASPSTAPAASPSVSPAASPSSAPNTAPVASPQTAPVASPKLTPRNILFWWSSLKA; encoded by the exons ATGGCAAAGCTATCATTGGCTTTGGTATTTGCCTTGACATTCACAATAGTGGGTTTCCCAGTCCGTACAGTTGTGGGTGATGACGTCAGCAGCAATAATGTGTGGCTGAGCATGTTCAACCAAGCAAGCCTAAGCCAAGCTGGTGGTCTCTACTCTTCTTCATCAGTTTCCGAGAGCACCATTGATGAAGCAAAGAAGGCTCTTGCAGATCACGAATCATCATCAGCTTCATCGTCGTATTTGGAAGGTGTTAGAAACTCGATTGCTCAAGCTGCTGCCAAGAAGGCTGCTGCTGATGCTTTGAGTGGTTTCGGTTTTTCCACTCCCTCTCCTCCTTCTCTCCCTAATTTCAGTGATTGGGTTGAACAAGCACG CAATATGGAGAAAGGTATATTTAAGACTAAAGCTCCAGTGGAAGCACCAGCAGCTTCACCTTCAACTGCACCAGCAGCATCACCTTCAGTGTCACCAGCTGCATCACCAAGCTCTGCACCAAACACTGCACCAGTTGCATCACCACAAACTGCACCAGTGGCATCACCAAAATTGACCCCAAGAAACATACTCTTTTGGTGGTCCTCACTCAAAGcctaa
- the LOC140179763 gene encoding vacuolar protein sorting-associated protein 41 homolog, with protein sequence MAPIPSENGVEGDDEREEEEEEEEEEEEGEEEEDEEAEEGEEEDDEEEPRLKYQRMGGSIPALLSNDAASCIAVAERMIALGTHDGIVYILDFLGNQVKEFPAHSAVVNDLSFDLEGEYIGSCSDDGSVVICGLFSDEKTKFEYHRPMKAIALDPDYTRNASRRFVAGGLAGNLYLNSKTWLGYRDQVLHSGEGPIHAVKWRTSLVAWANNTGVKVYDTANNQRVTFIERPRDSPRPELLLPHLVWQSDTLLVIGWGTTVKIASIRTNRYQVANGTYRNFPLSSMSQVDIVASFQTSYFISGIAPFDDALVVLAYVPGEDGEKDFSSTAPSRQGNAQRPEVRIVTWNNDELSTDALPVHGFEHYKAKDYSLAHAPFSGSSNAGGQWAAGDEPLYYIVSPKDVVIAKPRDTEDHITWLLQHGWHEKALAVVESSHGRSELLDEVGSRYLDHLIVERKYSEAASLCPKLLRGSASAWERWVFHFAHLRQLPVLVPYMPTENPRLRDSAYEVALNALATNPSFHKDLLSTIKSWPPVIYSALSVISAIEPQLKTSSMTEPLKEALAELYVINGQHEKAVALYADLMKPEVFDFIDKHKLHGAIREKVFQLMMIDCKRAVPLLIQAKNLISAPEVVKQLQNADNESDSRYFLHLYLHSLFEVNPHAGRDFHDMQVELYADYDPKMLVPFLRNSQHYTLEKAYEICIRRDLIREQVFILGRMGNSKQALAVIINKLGDIEEAVEFVTMQQDDDLWEELIQQCLNKPEMVGILLEHTVGNLDPLYIVNKVPNGMEIPRLRDRLVKIITDFRTETSLRHGCNDILKADCVNLLVKYYKEAKQGICLTNEEDEPRAKRRGTNASHWKSSSFRTMEMNSKISRGGARCCICFDPFSIRDVSVIVFFCCHAYHSTCLTDSSYTSSSKKESGVNNSDDDDDDDEMEVGGPRMRCILCTTAAS encoded by the exons ATGGCTCCGATTCCGTCCGAGAATGGCGTCGAAGGAGATgacgagagagaagaagaagaagaagaagaagaagaggaggaggagggggaggaagaagaagacgaagaagcagaagaaggagaagaggaagatgaCGAAGAGGAGCCAAGGCTCAAGTACCAGAGAATGGGAGGAAGTATACCTGCGCTGCTATCTAACGACGCAGCTTCTTGCATCGCCGTCGCGGAACGCATGATCGCACTCGGTACTCACGACGGCATTGTCTACATCCTCGATTTCCTCGGCAACCAG GTGAAAGAGTTCCCTGCTCATTCTGCTGTTGTTAACGACCTTAGCTTTGATTTAGAGGGTGAGTATATTGGAAGCTGTTCCGATGATGGATCAGTTGTTATTTGCGGTCTTTTTTCCGATGAGAAAACGAAGTTCGAGTATCATCGGCCGATGAAGGCGATTGCCTTGGATCCTGATTACACAAGGAATGCCTCTAGGAGATTTGTTGCAGGTGGTTTAGCTGGCAATTTGTATTTGAATTCGAAGACATGGTTAGGCTATCGTGACCAG gtTTTGCACTCTGGGGAAGGTCCAATACATGCAGTGAAGTGGCGAACGAGTCTTGTTGCTTGGGCAAACAACACAGGAGTGAAGGTTTATGATACTGCCAATAACCAGCGGGTAACATTTATTGAAAGGCCAAGAGATAGCCCCAGGCCTGAGCTTTTGCTTCCTCACTTGGTTTGGCAG AGTGACACCCTCTTGGTTATTGGCTGGGGAACTACCGTCAAAATTGCTTCAATAAGAACAAACCGCTATCAAGTAGCCAATGGGACATACAGAAATTTTCCTTTATCTAGTATGAGCCAGGTGGACATTGTGGCATCATTTCAAACTAGCTATTTCATCTCAGGAATTGCCCCCTTTGATGATGCTCTGGTTGTTCTGGCGTATGTTCCTGGAGAAGATGGAGAAAAGGACTTTAGTAGCACTGCTCCTTCTCGGCAG GGCAATGCTCAAAGACCAGAGGTTCGAATAGTAACATGGAACAATGATGAACTTTCAACAGATGCTCTACCAGTACACGGCTTTGAGCATTACAAGGCAAAGGACTATTCTCTTGCTCATGCTCCCTTCTCAG GTAGCAGTAATGCTGGTGGTCAGTGGGCTGCAGGTGATGAACCACTTTATTATATTGTGTCCCCAAAGGATGTAGTTATTGCAAAGCCAAG GGATACTGAAGATCATATTACTTGGCTTCTTCAACATGGGTGGCATGAAAAAGCTTTGGCTGTAGTTGAATCAAGTCATGGGAGAAGTGAACTTCTTGATGAG GTGGGATCTAGATACCTTGATCATTTGATAGTGGAAAGAAAATATTCTGAAGCAGCTTCATTGTGTCCCAAGTTGCTTCGAGGGTCAGCCTCAGCTTGGGAAAG ATGGGTTTTCCACTTTGCTCACCTTCGTCAACTCCCTGTTTTGGTTCCGTACATGCCTACAGAAAATCCTAGACTGCGTGATTCTGCCTATGAG GTTGCTCTAAATGCATTGGCTACAAATCCTTCCTTTCATAAGGATCTCTTGTCCACTATTAAGTCCTGGCCACCTGTAATTtattctgcactatctgttattTCAGCTATTGAACCTCAGCTTAAAACTTCATCCATGACTGAACCACTCAAGGAG GCATTAGCAGAATTGTATGTAATTAATGGGCAACATGAGAAAGCTGTTGCTTTGTATGCTGAT CTTATGAAGCCAGAAGTATTTGACTTCATTGATAAACATAAACTGCATGGTGCAATTCGTGAGAAG GTTTTCCAACTAATGATGATTGATTGCAAGCGTGCTGTTCCTCTGTTAATCCAAGCTAAAAACTTAATAAGCGCTCCTGAAGTTGTGAAGCAACTTCAAAATGCTGATAATGAGTCTGACTCAAGATACTTCTTGCATTTATATCTCCATTCATTATTTGAAGTTAATCCACATGCTGGGAGGGACTTTCATGATATGCAG GTAGAACTATATGCAGACTATGATCCAAAGATGCTGGTACCTTTTCTTCGAAACAGTCAACATTATACCCTTGAGAAG GCTTATGAGATTTGCATAAGGAGAGATCTAATTAGAGAGCAAGTCTTCATCCTAGGAAGGATGGGAAACTCAAAGCAAGCTCTAGCTGTAATTATAAATAAACTGGGAGACATAGAGGAG GCTGTAGAGTTTGTCACCATGCAGCAGGATGATGATCTTTGGGAAGAACTAATCCAGCAATGCCTTAACAAACCTGAAATG GTGGGCATACTATTGGAGCACACAGTTGGAAACCTCGACCCCCTCTACATTGTAAATAAGGTTCCCAATGGGATGGAAATACCTCG GCTAAGGGATCGGCTGGTAAAAATTATCACTGACTTCAGGACTGAAACATCACTTAGACATGGGTGCAATGATATACTTAAG GCGGACTGTGTCAACCTTTTAGTTAAGTATTACAAAGAGGCAAAGCAGGGAATATGTCTAACTAATGAAGAAGATGAGCCACGAGCGAAAAGGAGAGGTACTAATGCTTCGCACTGGAAATCGTCTAGTTTTAGAACCATGGAAATGAACTCAAAGATCTCTAGGGGAGGTGCAAGATGTTGTATATGTTTTGATCCCTTTTCTATACGTGATGTATCGGTCATTGTTTTCTTTTGCTGTCATGCTTATCACTCAACTTGTCTTACGGATTCTTCCTACACTAGCAGTAGCAAGAAAGAGAGTGGAGTCAAtaatagtgatgatgatgatgatgatgatgaaatggAGGTTGGTGGCCCTCGAATGCGATGCATATTGTGTACTACTGCTGCTAGCTAG